ACTTACCACTTACAGTTAAGTTTCTTATTTTCAAGTTTTTAATCCGAATATTCTTCAATGCACCTTTTCGTATTGGATTTTCAATAAACTTCCACGAAATTTGTGCAATAACTATAATTAGGAGAAATTGAAGAATTGCTCTTGTAATCGAAAACTCTCCAGCATTTACCTTCGGAGTCGTCAATGTAATAATCGGATAATGCCAAAGATATATTCCATATGATCGCACGCCCATCCAACGCAGTGGTCTAAATCTCAAAAATAGTGCGATTCTGATAGCCGGATGCGCAAGGTTAGCGACTAACAAGGCTGTAGCAATTGATAAAAGGACCATTCCCCCACGGTATAGAAACGGCTCATATTGATTCGTCTTCCAAAACATAATGAGAATGATACTAAGAGCAACTCCCCCAATAACATCAAGAATAAGACGTGCTTGCGGAATAATTTTATTCGCAAGTCTACTGCTTGGCCAAATTAAAGCAAGCGCCGCTCCAATTAATAAAGAAAAAGCCCGTGTATCAGTACCGTAATAAATTCTACTTGGGTCAGAGCCTGGTTCATATAGAATTGCCATTGCTAAAGCAGATGCAATTGCTCCTAGACAAATAAATAAGATCATGCGTGATTGTTTTTTTATGTAATAAAATCCTAAACTAATGACGAACGGCCAAACCACATAAAATTGTTCCTCAACAGCTAACGACCAAAAATGATTTAGTGGAGAAGGCTGACCAAAGCTATCAAAATAAGATAATTTATGATAAATATACCACCAGTTACTAACATAAAATAACGCCGCTAATGAGTCTCCACGCATTTTTTCAAGTAAAGAGCTATGAAAAATCGTAATCCATGCCAACGTTATAACGAGCATAACAAACATTGCTGGAAGCAATCTCCTTGCCCTACTAAGCCAGAATTTCTTCAAATCAATTCTCTTATTTCTCTTCCACTCCATCGCTAGAATATCTGTAATTAAATAACCTGAGAGTACAAAAAATACAGTAACCCCTAAAAATCCTCCAGGCATCCAATTAAAGTTAATATGATACAAAATAACACCTAGTATAGCTAGGCCCCTTAGACTGTCTAATCCAGCCATATAACGACTATTTTTTTTAAAAGGTTTAGTCACCTACAATCACCTCTATTTCTTGGAAATTAGGTAAATAATAGTGGTATAAAATGCTATTAATTTCCTAAAATCATATAAACTAAACTATTAAAAACATCATTTGGGAAGGCTCTTTTTTTTATAATTACACGCACAGTAACTAATACTTTATCGCGTTATCTGTTTCTGGTGTGAAAATTTTTAAACTAGTTTTTTTGCTCATCCCCCCGACAAAGGGAAATTTGCTTAGTTAATTAAAAAGTTATATGCTGTGTATCAAAAAGTACACCTTTTGATACGTTTTTTACAGACGTATCAAGGACTGACATTGTGCATATGATCTATAACGCATATATAACGGGTTTCCTATAAAGAAACGTTATAAAAAAGGTCTACTCATTACGAGCAGGCTCTCTATTTTCTTCACTCAGCCTACTTTATTTAAAACTTCGGCTGCTTCTGTAAACATTGGTGCATAAGTAGAAAATAATAAAAATAATGATACTATAAGTCCTATGATTTTCTTCATACTCGCATCTCCTTATCAATCCATTTAAAAACCTTTTAATTATATATTAAGCTTTGATACTATTGAAATAATAAAAAAGGATATGCATAATTACATATTTCTCTTATTGATAGAATGTATCCTATTGAAAAGAAAGCCTTTCCTTGGTATTATTAGTCTCTTTGTTAGCTTAATAGCGATATGGGGTTCTGGTGCAAAAAAATGATAAATAAAAAAGAATCATGGATTCCTAACGAAATTACCTGTTAAGTAGTTAATCCAAACAGCTGGTTGATAAAAATATTCTGATTTTGGACAGACTGGTCCTGCAAATCAATTTGTTCTTTTTTGAGCGTATGCATGGCTTCCACACCACTCAATATAGAAGCTGATGTTTTGTATGATTTAAATCCCAACATAGAGCGTATACGTTTTTTAATAAAACGAGGCTCTTGTTCTACTATGTTATTTAAATATTTTATCCTTCGGATTTCGGTGCCTATTGGTATCCTTTTCCTTCCTTCAACTGTTCGATAGCAATTGGAAAAGCAGGATTCTTATCGACTGTTATAACACGAGGCTTTGAAACATGAAAAGACTGCAAAGCTTTCTTGAAAAAGTGCTTTGCAGCCTTATGATCTCTAGATTTACTCAAATAAAAGTCAATCGTGTTTCCTTCAGAATCAACGGCACGATATAGAATCAAGTTTATCTTATCTATACTATAA
This genomic interval from Bacillus cereus contains the following:
- a CDS encoding acyltransferase family protein, yielding MTKPFKKNSRYMAGLDSLRGLAILGVILYHINFNWMPGGFLGVTVFFVLSGYLITDILAMEWKRNKRIDLKKFWLSRARRLLPAMFVMLVITLAWITIFHSSLLEKMRGDSLAALFYVSNWWYIYHKLSYFDSFGQPSPLNHFWSLAVEEQFYVVWPFVISLGFYYIKKQSRMILFICLGAIASALAMAILYEPGSDPSRIYYGTDTRAFSLLIGAALALIWPSSRLANKIIPQARLILDVIGGVALSIILIMFWKTNQYEPFLYRGGMVLLSIATALLVANLAHPAIRIALFLRFRPLRWMGVRSYGIYLWHYPIITLTTPKVNAGEFSITRAILQFLLIIVIAQISWKFIENPIRKGALKNIRIKNLKIRNLTVSGKLALICAVFISSIATFGLTTATKAKENPPKDKVEAVQEEQAKHPVAVWDKPANEPPQNKEEQKEAIPAQPKDPLTVTAVGDSIMIDIAPYLKNTFPNIRIDAEIGRQMSKAIPAVEQLKNEGNLGNHVIIGLGTNGAFTKEQLASLIKVIGDERKIILINTRVPRPWESLVNEKLKEAASAYKNVVLVDWYAASAGNQAYFEPDGVHLTKTGAEAYAALVAKAVNQ